Proteins from a genomic interval of Niabella soli DSM 19437:
- a CDS encoding SusC/RagA family TonB-linked outer membrane protein — translation MGKGNKLLLAFLMLLSTLAVSAQNPAKKKISGTIRDESGQPLTGITVAEKGTKNTVMTGAGGAYTIAIKPEATIVVTGIGYETTEVRLTTDQNVLDITLKKDVKGLEDVVVVGYGSQNKTKVTGAVSTIKMEGVLGDRPVSNLGVLLQGASPGLQVTINSGKPGASSSWNIRGGTDFGSGTTSGINSGGPFILVDNVPYNGPTNLLDPNDIETVTVLKDAGAAAIYGARSAFGVVLITTKSGKKNTKTQFNYSDNFVISTPINLPQKATPLQQVQAWIDGGMASVYNGNQNLATWTEFLKEYDADPSKYPLGYTQANGVFYQLKATDPVKDLLGNHAFQQMHNFSVNGGTEKTTYRLSLGTTNENGILVPQAHQDNFSRYNIKSIVTSDVASWLNMQLDANYSSSNTLAPFYTNAFGNAVNLPSALATDSIPGLPGILNTAKNQIMATAPTTTRYDDIRITGRAVIKPVKGVTITGEYTIDNNFNKVTTYDKKVGGFINPYGYTAETIGSDNFSKSNASTRYNALNVFGNYVKAIDRHNFTLTAGYNQEENNYEIQSTTASGMLSPDLPFLSGTTGLIPFKASDNYLDYATQGFFGRLNYDFGGKYLFQVNGRYDGSSKFPKGSRWGFFPSVSAGWRITEEEFMQRLKPYLNELKLRASYGSVGNQNISDYQFFAGMTSYIPNWLYNGTQVGTLNPPILVGNFTWETVATKDFGVDFGFLRNRLTGAFDWYQRDTKDILTTNPTPLPVLLGTGAPLQNAGSLRTKGFEIQLGWKDKIGKVGYYINGSLYNYNSVVTGANNPKNVITNGTLYNGKRMGEIWGYVTDRFYTTDDFVDGTLNANLRGGTLKPGIPKQNGQAPNPGDIVYKDFDGNGVITSGSGTLDDPGDYKIIGNSTPQYQYGVSGGVSYRNVEFSFVITGVGKQDIWQNNTLAFPNQWLTYGALYSNQLNYWTPANTNSYYGRIYTDNVNSPNQGYNQIVQTKFLYNGAYMRIQNLSLSYSIPQPVITKAHINKLQVFVSVENPYTFTHMPKGMYPDIAVQGSTAGGGLGYPFMRKTSFGVNVSF, via the coding sequence ATGGGAAAAGGAAACAAACTGTTGCTCGCTTTTTTAATGCTCCTGAGCACGCTTGCTGTAAGCGCCCAGAATCCGGCAAAGAAAAAGATATCAGGTACTATAAGAGATGAAAGCGGGCAGCCGCTCACCGGTATTACGGTTGCGGAAAAAGGGACCAAAAATACGGTAATGACCGGTGCCGGAGGCGCCTATACCATTGCCATTAAGCCAGAGGCAACTATTGTGGTTACCGGTATTGGTTATGAGACCACAGAGGTCCGGCTCACAACCGATCAAAACGTTCTTGACATCACGTTGAAAAAGGATGTAAAAGGGCTGGAAGACGTGGTTGTTGTGGGGTATGGTTCGCAAAACAAAACCAAAGTAACGGGAGCTGTCAGTACCATAAAAATGGAAGGAGTGCTGGGCGACCGGCCTGTAAGCAATTTGGGTGTTTTATTGCAAGGGGCAAGCCCCGGACTGCAGGTTACCATTAACTCCGGCAAACCCGGAGCCTCTAGTTCCTGGAATATCAGGGGCGGCACAGATTTTGGCAGTGGTACCACTTCAGGAATTAATTCCGGTGGGCCGTTTATCCTGGTGGACAATGTGCCCTATAATGGGCCTACTAATTTGCTGGACCCGAATGATATTGAAACGGTTACTGTGTTAAAAGATGCAGGAGCCGCTGCTATTTATGGCGCCCGGTCGGCGTTTGGAGTTGTATTGATTACAACCAAATCCGGTAAAAAAAATACCAAAACACAGTTTAATTACAGTGATAACTTTGTGATATCGACCCCCATAAATCTTCCTCAGAAAGCTACTCCGCTGCAGCAGGTGCAGGCCTGGATTGATGGTGGGATGGCTTCTGTATACAACGGGAATCAGAATCTGGCCACCTGGACGGAGTTTCTGAAAGAGTATGATGCGGATCCGTCGAAATATCCTTTAGGTTATACCCAGGCGAACGGCGTTTTTTATCAACTTAAAGCAACGGACCCGGTTAAGGATTTATTAGGGAATCATGCCTTTCAGCAAATGCACAACTTTTCCGTAAATGGGGGGACGGAAAAAACAACTTACCGTCTGTCTTTAGGTACGACCAATGAGAACGGTATTCTTGTTCCACAGGCGCACCAGGATAATTTTAGCCGTTATAATATCAAATCTATCGTAACCTCTGATGTGGCTTCCTGGCTGAACATGCAGTTGGATGCGAATTATAGCAGCTCAAATACGCTTGCCCCTTTTTATACCAATGCGTTTGGCAATGCCGTAAATTTACCTTCTGCACTGGCGACGGACTCTATTCCCGGGTTACCCGGAATACTGAATACCGCGAAAAACCAGATTATGGCTACGGCGCCTACAACGACGCGTTATGATGATATACGCATCACCGGACGTGCTGTTATAAAACCTGTAAAAGGAGTTACTATAACCGGAGAGTATACCATTGATAATAACTTTAATAAAGTAACAACCTATGACAAAAAAGTAGGCGGTTTCATAAACCCTTATGGCTATACTGCAGAAACGATCGGGTCTGATAATTTTTCGAAAAGCAATGCGAGCACCCGTTACAATGCGCTGAATGTTTTTGGGAACTATGTAAAGGCAATTGATCGCCATAATTTTACGCTTACAGCAGGCTATAACCAGGAAGAAAATAACTATGAAATTCAATCTACTACGGCATCCGGTATGCTAAGCCCCGATCTGCCTTTTTTATCGGGTACCACCGGGTTAATTCCTTTTAAGGCTTCGGATAATTATCTGGACTATGCTACCCAGGGTTTTTTTGGGAGACTGAATTATGACTTCGGCGGCAAATATTTATTCCAGGTGAATGGCCGTTATGATGGATCTTCTAAATTTCCGAAGGGAAGTCGCTGGGGTTTTTTCCCTTCCGTGTCTGCAGGATGGAGAATAACTGAAGAGGAATTTATGCAGCGGCTGAAGCCCTATTTGAACGAGCTGAAGTTGAGGGCTTCTTATGGTTCCGTAGGAAATCAGAATATTAGTGACTACCAGTTTTTTGCCGGTATGACTTCCTATATCCCCAATTGGTTGTATAATGGCACTCAGGTAGGTACTTTAAACCCCCCGATACTGGTTGGCAATTTTACCTGGGAAACCGTGGCTACTAAGGACTTTGGAGTTGATTTTGGATTTTTAAGGAACCGACTGACGGGTGCATTTGATTGGTATCAGAGAGATACAAAAGATATTCTTACCACCAATCCCACACCCCTTCCCGTGCTATTGGGTACCGGAGCCCCTTTGCAAAATGCCGGATCATTGCGCACAAAAGGATTTGAGATTCAGTTGGGATGGAAAGATAAAATAGGGAAAGTAGGCTACTATATTAATGGAAGTTTATACAATTATAATTCAGTTGTTACCGGAGCCAATAACCCTAAAAATGTTATTACAAATGGTACTTTGTATAACGGCAAGCGCATGGGTGAAATTTGGGGCTATGTTACTGACCGGTTTTATACAACAGATGATTTTGTAGATGGTACATTAAATGCAAACCTGAGAGGAGGTACCTTAAAGCCGGGGATTCCCAAGCAAAACGGGCAGGCGCCTAATCCGGGCGACATTGTTTATAAAGATTTTGACGGAAACGGGGTTATTACCAGTGGCTCCGGCACATTGGATGATCCCGGAGATTACAAAATTATCGGAAACAGTACCCCTCAATATCAATACGGGGTTTCAGGCGGAGTGTCCTATCGGAACGTTGAATTTTCATTCGTAATTACAGGAGTAGGAAAACAGGATATCTGGCAGAATAATACTTTGGCCTTCCCAAACCAATGGTTGACCTATGGCGCCTTGTATTCCAATCAACTGAATTATTGGACGCCTGCTAATACCAATTCTTATTATGGGCGGATTTATACTGATAATGTGAATAGCCCAAACCAGGGGTATAACCAGATTGTGCAGACGAAGTTCTTATATAACGGTGCGTATATGCGTATTCAGAACTTATCATTAAGTTATAGTATTCCGCAGCCGGTAATAACAAAAGCTCATATAAACAAATTGCAGGTATTTGTTAGTGTAGAAAATCCATATACGTTTACCCATATGCCCAAAGGAATGTATCCGGATATTGCGGTGCAGGGATCAACGGCAGGCGGGGGATTAGGATACCCGTTTATGCGTAAAACTTCTTTTGGTGTAAATGTTTCATTTTAA
- a CDS encoding RagB/SusD family nutrient uptake outer membrane protein, which yields MLGNRFKISIILIFLVFCSCTKNFLDKKPANQLTAETAFATYQNFQTYAWGLYDYFAGYGNSGATMPPAFNSQENANSDNISSGTQSAYANQSKLAPSAAGGNTGSLEIAQWNFSYVRRVNILLDNIDQSSMSQADKDHWRSVGYFFRALRYYDLIAAFGDVPWLEHALSDTSTSVLFGSRTPRDEVAQHVLDNLVWAESHIKPAGEGAKTNTINQDCVRFLLSRFGLFEGTWRKYHGLTGADQYLEACKTYSQKLIASYPSLMSNYDDVYNSEDLSGGKPGIILYKQYVNTIFNNPQVTRYTASTSWNCEVPKNAVESFLCTDGRPVSTSSVYKGDDSIYAAFKNRDRRLYYMVVPPYSVKFINTSVTNQAGNSDNLWAYDPNPDHGYFIHYMNDSIAGNVGKKLPALSQTVDMKSGNVIPNFPHFSSYTVALSHLPTAAVGISQMVGKLGYFFWKFYNRLPMDGSSNYGGTQDCPLFRIGEVMVNYAEAMWELGAFDQGIADQTINVLRKRANPTSWPAMKMTVAAIDGGFDLNRDPSVDPVLWEIRRERRVELFGDGFRFNDLKRWGKGAYMNTTLLGVKIYDKNKMYPNIKIGSTTLNNTNILIDGGGNSGYVKNLPAPIGWLDKYYLEPIPLQEIAINPDLSQNPGW from the coding sequence ATGTTAGGAAATAGATTCAAAATTAGCATAATACTTATCTTTCTTGTTTTTTGTAGTTGTACTAAAAATTTTCTGGATAAAAAGCCGGCCAATCAACTTACGGCGGAAACGGCTTTTGCTACTTATCAGAATTTTCAAACCTATGCATGGGGTTTGTACGATTATTTTGCTGGCTATGGTAATTCAGGGGCAACGATGCCGCCGGCTTTTAACAGCCAGGAAAATGCCAATTCCGATAATATCAGTAGTGGCACCCAGTCTGCCTACGCCAATCAATCTAAATTAGCTCCTTCTGCCGCGGGTGGCAATACCGGTTCTCTGGAGATAGCGCAATGGAATTTTTCTTATGTAAGAAGGGTGAATATTTTGCTGGACAATATTGATCAGTCATCTATGTCGCAGGCCGATAAAGATCACTGGCGCAGTGTGGGATATTTTTTCAGGGCCCTGCGCTATTATGACCTTATTGCTGCCTTTGGCGATGTACCCTGGCTGGAGCACGCGCTGTCAGATACATCCACAAGTGTATTGTTTGGCAGCCGTACTCCGAGAGATGAAGTGGCACAGCATGTACTGGATAATTTAGTATGGGCTGAAAGTCATATTAAACCTGCCGGCGAAGGGGCAAAAACAAATACGATCAACCAGGATTGTGTGCGCTTCCTGCTGTCCAGGTTCGGACTGTTTGAAGGTACGTGGCGAAAATATCATGGATTGACGGGGGCGGATCAATACTTAGAAGCCTGCAAAACCTATTCGCAAAAACTGATCGCATCCTATCCATCTTTGATGAGCAACTATGATGATGTATATAATTCAGAGGATCTTAGCGGCGGTAAACCCGGTATTATCTTATATAAACAATATGTAAATACTATATTCAATAATCCGCAGGTAACCCGTTATACTGCAAGCACCTCATGGAACTGCGAAGTACCAAAAAATGCAGTGGAAAGTTTCCTTTGCACGGACGGAAGACCCGTATCCACCAGTAGTGTGTATAAAGGCGACGATTCTATTTATGCGGCGTTTAAAAACCGGGACCGGCGTTTGTACTATATGGTAGTGCCTCCTTATAGTGTTAAATTCATCAATACATCAGTTACGAACCAGGCGGGGAATTCAGATAACCTATGGGCCTATGACCCCAATCCGGATCATGGCTATTTTATTCATTATATGAACGACTCTATTGCCGGTAATGTAGGGAAAAAACTTCCTGCGCTTTCTCAGACTGTTGACATGAAATCCGGAAATGTGATCCCTAATTTTCCTCATTTTTCCTCTTATACTGTGGCGCTTAGTCATCTTCCCACTGCAGCGGTGGGCATCAGCCAGATGGTTGGTAAACTGGGATATTTTTTCTGGAAGTTTTATAATCGCCTGCCGATGGATGGGAGCTCTAATTATGGAGGTACACAGGACTGTCCGCTCTTCCGGATAGGAGAAGTAATGGTAAACTATGCTGAAGCGATGTGGGAGCTGGGTGCATTTGATCAGGGAATTGCAGATCAAACCATCAATGTATTGCGCAAAAGAGCTAACCCCACCAGTTGGCCCGCTATGAAAATGACAGTGGCGGCTATTGATGGTGGGTTTGATTTAAACAGGGATCCCTCTGTAGATCCGGTTTTATGGGAGATCAGAAGAGAGCGCCGCGTGGAGTTGTTTGGCGATGGATTCCGGTTTAATGATTTAAAACGATGGGGCAAGGGCGCCTATATGAATACCACATTACTTGGGGTTAAAATTTATGACAAAAACAAGATGTATCCCAATATTAAGATCGGGTCAACAACCCTCAACAACACCAATATTTTGATTGATGGCGGAGGGAACTCGGGATATGTAAAAAACCTGCCGGCGCCCATCGGTTGGCTGGATAAATATTACCTGGAACCGATCCCTCTTCAGGAAATAGCAATTAATCCGGATCTTTCTCAGAATCCGGGATGGTAG
- a CDS encoding sulfatase family protein, whose protein sequence is MRRLYVYCLLLLLAVNSRKLSAQAPHSSTSKPNIIIILMDDMGYGDPECYNGSGYHTPSINRLAAEGMRFTNFYAAQATCTASRAALLTGCYPNRIGISGAIMPWASMALNPKEETIASLLKKNGYKTSMIGKWHLGAKAPYLPIHYGFDEYLGLPYSNDMWPVDYDGKPVTDPANPKFKYPPLPLLEGDKPIRYINTLEDQGELTGIYTRRACQFIKKNKKQPFFLYLANAMVHVPIYASKRFLGKSGVGLFGDVMMEVDWSIGEIMKTLKEEGLDKNTLVVFTSDNGPWLTFGDHAGNTAGLREGKGTSWDGGQKEPCIMHWTGTIPAGTICSNLSSTIDLLPTIVKLTGASMPANKIDGVDISSLLLMKPGANPRDEFAYYYHRNNLEGVRKGNWKLVTPHRSQTYKTYMPGKNGYPGGYAEVNVPGALYDLAHDPGETQDVQNAHPELMKELEALADKYRKTLGDDITKSPCTECRPAAQINSGEKK, encoded by the coding sequence ATGCGAAGGTTGTATGTTTATTGTTTACTGCTGCTGCTGGCTGTTAACAGCAGAAAATTATCCGCGCAGGCGCCTCATTCGTCTACCAGTAAACCCAACATCATCATCATCCTGATGGACGATATGGGTTATGGTGATCCTGAATGCTATAATGGCTCCGGCTATCATACACCAAGCATCAACAGGTTGGCGGCAGAAGGCATGCGGTTTACCAACTTTTATGCAGCGCAGGCTACCTGTACGGCATCCAGGGCTGCATTGCTTACGGGGTGTTACCCAAACCGCATAGGAATCTCTGGCGCCATTATGCCGTGGGCAAGTATGGCTTTAAATCCGAAGGAAGAAACGATCGCTTCCCTCCTCAAAAAAAATGGTTATAAAACATCGATGATAGGGAAGTGGCACCTGGGCGCTAAAGCTCCCTATTTACCTATTCATTATGGGTTTGATGAATATTTGGGTTTGCCCTATTCAAATGATATGTGGCCGGTGGATTATGATGGAAAGCCGGTTACAGATCCTGCTAATCCTAAATTCAAATATCCTCCATTGCCTTTACTGGAGGGCGACAAACCTATCAGGTACATCAATACATTAGAAGACCAGGGCGAACTTACAGGCATTTATACGCGCAGAGCTTGCCAGTTCATAAAGAAAAATAAAAAACAACCCTTCTTTTTGTACCTGGCAAATGCAATGGTGCACGTGCCCATTTATGCGTCCAAAAGGTTTTTAGGGAAAAGTGGCGTCGGCCTGTTTGGAGATGTAATGATGGAAGTGGACTGGTCCATTGGCGAGATCATGAAAACATTGAAAGAGGAAGGGTTGGATAAAAATACTTTAGTTGTTTTTACGAGCGATAACGGTCCCTGGCTCACCTTTGGAGATCATGCGGGAAATACCGCCGGATTAAGAGAAGGTAAAGGCACTAGCTGGGATGGCGGCCAGAAAGAGCCCTGTATTATGCATTGGACCGGCACTATTCCTGCCGGAACTATTTGCAGCAATCTGTCTTCAACTATAGATCTGTTACCCACTATTGTAAAACTTACAGGCGCCTCCATGCCTGCCAACAAAATAGATGGGGTGGATATTTCTTCTTTATTGCTGATGAAACCCGGCGCTAACCCCAGGGATGAATTTGCTTATTATTATCACCGGAACAACCTGGAAGGCGTGCGGAAAGGCAACTGGAAGCTGGTGACGCCGCACAGAAGCCAAACCTATAAAACGTATATGCCGGGAAAGAACGGCTACCCCGGCGGCTATGCGGAAGTAAATGTGCCCGGGGCCTTATATGATTTGGCGCATGACCCGGGAGAAACACAGGATGTGCAAAATGCCCACCCCGAATTGATGAAAGAATTGGAAGCGCTGGCAGATAAATACCGTAAAACGTTGGGCGATGATATTACAAAGTCACCCTGTACGGAATGCCGGCCCGCTGCGCAGATTAACAGCGGAGAAAAAAAGTAA
- a CDS encoding alpha-L-fucosidase — MKKNFVFAAFLLSLSGALFAQKQNAQMRRTETKEVKDFMDLRFGMFVHWGPVTLRGTEIGWSRNHQVPQNDYDSLYKEFDPVLFNADDWVKTAKEAGVKYLVITAKHHDGFCLWPTAFTDYNIAHTPFKKDVVGALAKACKQHGIKFCIYYTVLDWYDKNYPLHNDGKGEDKNADMGKFILYMKNQLKELVTNYDPYMIWFDGNWEKPWTQADGKEIYDYLKRLNPRLIINNRLGKNEHDKLTAESVGDYATPEQKIGALNMDFPWESCITICKQWAWKPNDAMKPLKECIQTLACTAGGNGNLLLNVGPMPDGRMELRQVKRLQEMGGWLQHYGESVYGTLGGPYVPDSVMAATRKQNRIFIHLFKNFSGQLNLAAVPNVQVVKAYWLKGIAVKFKQGEKGITLELPQILPDENDAVLVLEMNKNVEQANIIEK; from the coding sequence ATGAAAAAGAATTTTGTCTTTGCCGCTTTCCTGCTGTCATTATCTGGCGCTCTGTTCGCGCAGAAGCAAAATGCCCAAATGCGCCGCACCGAAACAAAGGAAGTTAAAGATTTTATGGATTTGCGTTTTGGGATGTTTGTGCATTGGGGACCGGTTACGTTGAGGGGAACGGAAATAGGCTGGTCAAGAAATCACCAGGTTCCGCAAAATGATTATGACAGCCTTTATAAAGAGTTTGACCCGGTTCTTTTTAATGCAGATGATTGGGTAAAGACTGCAAAGGAAGCAGGTGTGAAGTATTTAGTGATTACTGCAAAGCACCACGATGGTTTTTGTCTGTGGCCTACTGCTTTTACCGATTATAATATTGCACATACACCGTTTAAGAAAGATGTGGTAGGCGCTTTGGCAAAGGCGTGTAAGCAGCATGGAATTAAATTTTGTATTTATTATACCGTGTTGGATTGGTACGATAAAAATTATCCCCTGCATAACGATGGAAAAGGAGAAGACAAAAATGCGGATATGGGAAAATTTATCTTGTATATGAAAAATCAATTAAAGGAATTAGTTACAAACTATGATCCTTATATGATTTGGTTCGATGGTAATTGGGAAAAGCCCTGGACGCAAGCCGATGGTAAAGAAATCTACGATTATCTCAAACGATTAAACCCACGGTTGATAATCAATAACAGGTTAGGAAAAAATGAGCATGATAAATTAACCGCCGAATCAGTTGGCGACTATGCCACTCCCGAGCAAAAGATTGGTGCTTTGAATATGGACTTTCCATGGGAGTCCTGCATAACCATCTGCAAGCAATGGGCATGGAAACCCAACGATGCTATGAAGCCGTTAAAAGAATGTATTCAAACGTTAGCCTGTACCGCCGGAGGTAATGGAAATTTGTTATTGAATGTTGGTCCAATGCCTGATGGAAGAATGGAGTTGCGTCAGGTAAAAAGATTACAGGAGATGGGCGGCTGGTTGCAGCATTATGGAGAATCTGTTTATGGCACTTTAGGAGGGCCTTATGTCCCGGATTCTGTAATGGCAGCTACGCGTAAACAAAATAGGATATTTATTCATCTATTTAAAAACTTCAGCGGCCAACTGAACCTGGCGGCTGTTCCCAATGTGCAGGTCGTAAAAGCATATTGGCTAAAAGGAATTGCAGTTAAATTTAAGCAGGGCGAGAAGGGTATTACATTAGAATTACCGCAGATCTTGCCAGATGAAAATGACGCGGTCTTAGTGTTGGAAATGAATAAAAATGTAGAGCAGGCCAACATAATAGAAAAATAG
- a CDS encoding sulfatase family protein, translating into MHLLSAKGLHIKNALLLFFVFATFFTNAQTKRPNILIIVSDDHAYQAIGAYGSPYHATPNIDRLAAQGVTYANAFVTNSLCGPSRACLLTGKYSNINGFKDNFSRFDAAQPTFASYLKQAGYQTAWIGKWHLESMPQHFDYFKILPGQGYYYNPNFIDMKGDTATMQGYCTNAITDLTLNWLQQRDTAKPFCIVVGEKATHRSWIPDTADFGAFDKVDFPLPVDFYDDYKDRYAASVNDMNIAHSMRLGYDLKMAADTGFGKDNYTRFTVSQKRYFDKYYDSIYSDFKSRHLSGRALAEWKYQRYMRDYYATGLSLDRNIGRIVDYIDKNGLDKNTIVIYTSDQGMYLGEHNFFDKRFMYEESFKTPFIVRYPQLIKPGREDSTLVMLLDVAPTLVQLAGLQVPPDMQGKSLIPVFKGNGKHFRYEVFYHYYEYPNEHNALPHFGIRTHRYTLIRFYDPKKRQKKINEGSLLIKDYNPKDYWELYDLEADPHEVHNIYGKNKNSVLVKKLKEDLNSLIKKYHQADAETILSGK; encoded by the coding sequence ATGCACTTATTGAGCGCAAAGGGTTTACATATAAAAAACGCACTGTTACTCTTTTTTGTTTTCGCGACTTTTTTTACCAATGCGCAAACAAAGCGACCGAATATTTTAATCATAGTTTCGGATGATCATGCCTATCAAGCCATCGGAGCTTATGGCTCCCCTTACCACGCTACGCCAAATATTGACCGGCTGGCAGCCCAGGGGGTTACATACGCCAATGCGTTTGTAACGAATTCACTTTGCGGCCCCAGTCGCGCCTGTCTGCTCACCGGGAAATACAGTAATATCAACGGGTTTAAAGATAATTTCTCTCGTTTCGATGCTGCTCAACCTACATTTGCAAGCTATCTTAAGCAAGCCGGTTATCAAACGGCCTGGATAGGTAAATGGCATCTTGAATCGATGCCACAACATTTTGATTATTTCAAAATATTACCAGGGCAGGGATATTATTACAATCCCAACTTTATAGATATGAAAGGTGACACAGCAACCATGCAGGGTTATTGCACCAATGCGATTACTGACCTTACTTTGAATTGGTTGCAACAGCGCGATACGGCAAAACCCTTTTGTATCGTCGTTGGAGAAAAAGCCACACACCGCTCATGGATACCCGATACAGCCGACTTTGGCGCGTTTGATAAAGTGGATTTTCCACTACCGGTTGATTTCTACGATGATTATAAAGACCGCTATGCGGCAAGTGTAAATGACATGAACATCGCACATTCCATGCGTTTGGGTTATGATCTGAAGATGGCTGCCGATACAGGCTTTGGTAAGGATAATTATACGAGATTCACTGTCTCCCAGAAAAGATATTTCGATAAATATTACGATTCAATTTATAGTGATTTTAAGTCGAGGCACCTTTCGGGAAGGGCCCTGGCGGAGTGGAAATACCAGCGCTATATGCGTGACTATTATGCTACAGGGTTAAGCCTTGATCGTAATATTGGCCGCATAGTGGATTACATCGATAAGAACGGGCTGGATAAGAACACCATTGTAATATATACTTCGGATCAGGGAATGTACCTAGGCGAGCATAATTTTTTCGATAAAAGATTCATGTACGAAGAATCGTTTAAAACGCCGTTCATCGTTCGTTACCCGCAACTGATAAAGCCCGGCAGGGAGGATAGCACCCTGGTGATGTTGCTGGACGTTGCGCCTACTTTAGTGCAACTGGCAGGGTTGCAAGTGCCGCCAGATATGCAAGGCAAATCACTAATTCCGGTATTTAAAGGCAATGGGAAGCATTTCCGTTATGAAGTGTTTTATCACTATTACGAATATCCCAACGAACATAATGCGCTGCCACATTTTGGCATACGCACACACCGTTATACACTGATCCGTTTTTATGATCCTAAGAAAAGGCAAAAAAAAATTAATGAGGGGTCGCTGCTGATTAAAGACTACAATCCTAAAGATTACTGGGAATTGTATGACCTGGAAGCAGACCCACATGAAGTACACAATATCTACGGGAAAAATAAAAATTCAGTATTGGTAAAAAAATTAAAAGAAGATTTGAATAGCCTTATAAAAAAATACCACCAGGCAGATGCAGAGACGATCCTGTCCGGGAAGTAG